The following are encoded in a window of Colletotrichum lupini chromosome 3, complete sequence genomic DNA:
- a CDS encoding membrane dipeptidase, with amino-acid sequence MASSDHPYQKLDIDERVKRVLLRTPLIDGHNDLPQQPRACFHGKIHNNPKFDFANGFERGMTDIPRLREGAVGGQFWSICVPCLRSAENFSTAEYSDMARDAIEQIDMTLRLVESYPETFELVNGPNDVKKIYESERIACSIGIEGLHMAGNSIGIIRAFYRLGVRYCTLTHVCNNAFADSSTSKVGAVHGGLSKLGRAALIEMNRLGMIVDISHVSEDCAKQVLEQTRAPIMFSHSNVKGVFDCPRNVPDHILDMVPANGGIVMVTFVPEHVTTRRRDAKMDMVLDHLFYIAERIGWDHVGLGSDFDGIASVIPGLEDVKCYPRLLKAILDRGATEEQLAKVAGENILRVWRGVEKVRDEMKAEGVLPVEDVWEDRTWWRYDGYYQMPDPDPEDKLGLDWYGVPPPDEGLYLDDK; translated from the exons ATGGCATCGTCAGACCATCCCTATCAGAAGCTTGACATTGACGAGCGAGTTAAGCGTGTTCTTCTCAGGACGCCGCTCATCGACGGCCACAATGACCTGCCTCAGCAACCGCGGGCATGCTTTCACGGCAAGATTCACAACAATCCGAAATTCGATTTCGCAAATGGATTTGAGAGGGGAATGACGGATATCCCCCGACTGAGAGAGG GTGCCGTCGGAGGCCAATTCTGGTCCATTTGCGTCCCTTGTCTCAGGTCCGCGGAGAACTTTTCGACAGCAGAGTACTCGGACATGGCGCGCGACGCCATCGAGCAGATTGATATGACGCTTCGGCTTGTTGAGTCGTACCCGGAGACGTTTGAATTGGTGAATGGGCCAAATGATGTGAAGAAGATTTACGAGTCTGAGAGGATAGCTTGCTCCATCGGTATTGAAGG ATTGCACATGGCTGGCAACAGTATTGGTATTATCAGAGCATTTTACCGCCTGGGCGTCAGATAT TGCACTCTCACTCATGTCTGCAACAATGCATTCGCCGATAGCTCAACATCAAAAGTCGGCGCTGTGCACGGCGGACTCTCTAAGCTGGGACGTGCAGCATTGATCGAGATGAACAGATTAG GAATGATTGTAGACATCTCCCACGTCTCAGAAGACTGCGCCAAGCAAGTCCTCGAGCAGACCCGCGCACCAATCATGTTCTCCCACTCCAACGTCAAGGGCGTCTTTGACTGTCCCCGCAACGTCCCGGACCACATCCTAGACATGGTTCCAGCCAACGGTGGCATCGTGATGGTGACCTTTGTTCCAGAGCATGTCACCACACGTAGGAGGGACGCCAAGATGGACATGGTTCTCGACCACTTATTCTACATTGCTGAGCGCATCGGCTGGGACCATGTCGGTCTCGGCTCCGACTTTGACGGTATCGCATCTGTCATTCCCGGCTTGGAGGACGTCAAGTGCTACCCGAGACTTCTCAAGGCTATTCTTGACAGGGGTGCAACTGAGGAGCAGCTTGCTAAGGTCGCTGGTGAGAATATCTTGAGAGTGTGGCGTGGTGTTGAGAAGGTTAGGGATGAGATGAAGGCTGAAGGGGTCTTGCCGGTTGAGGATGTGTGGGAAGATCGGACTTGGTGGAGGTATGATGGGTACTACCAGATGCCGGATCCTGATCCTGAAGATAAGCTGGGCTTGGACTGGTATGGTGTTCCGCCTCCGGATGAGGGTTTGTATCTGGACGACAAATAG